attaaaaatatatatttaaaataaaccacTTAAGCTGCCATGTTTGATGAGCAAGCTCtatgtgcttttattttgtttttgtggcaTCTCAGATTATAATGCAATATTGCGAGTTAAACATTAGATGGCAGTACTGTTTCAGTAAAGCAGTTTGGGCAAGACAACTACCCTGTACTCAAATTGCCAATTAAATGCACCATGTCATTGTTTAACAGTATAGTTACTATGAaatgtagtatttttttattttattgtattttttacagtgaattaaaTTTTTACTCGtaacaatcattttattttatttttagtattttttttatagtgaaCTTAATTTTTGCCCACATCTttataattctatttattttttgtagtatttttactgtgaattacttttttttttttatccaaaactttatcattttttaaaaattttttattgttGCTTTGAAATTTGTGATAGTTTGCTGATAGCTCATTGTGTTTTACCTCATATCCTACTACTAATATTCTTTTGGCCTTTCAAGAGTTCGAGACTGTTGCCCAGCTTAGTTTAGAAAAGCCATTTTTTTCACAATTGCTAGAAGCATGACAACATAATTGATCAGTTAGACAAGAATCAAACTAGGAAAACAAAAATCAGGATAAGTATTTGAGcttaacatatttatatatatatatatatatatatatatatatatatatatatatatatatatatatatatatatatatatatatatttatatttaaaaaacttaatgcattacataaatataatgtaaatatttttgtgtgttattgaatttttgtttgtatttatacagtttatacataaaaatatgcACATATTATGAAacttatgaaaaaatatatatcttaaaagtAGTGTAATATTATGGAATTGTAtctgttttcattcattaattttcctgcggcttaatccctttattcatcaggggtcatcacagcggaatgaaccgcctacttatccagcaaatgttttacgcagcggatgcccttccagctttaacctatcactggggaacacccatacactcttactcTCACtgattaagtttattcaattatagcgcaggtctttggactgtggagaaaaccggagcatctggaagAAACCCATTCCAACACAGGGAaagtatgcaaactccacacagaaatgccaactgaccaagacaggacttgaatcagcgaccttcttgatgtgaggcaacagtgctaaccactgaaccaccgtgtcaccctatgaataagatttatattttttctatgtACAATTAcgtatttatatacatttgataTAATCGTCTATTTATGTACTACTTAGTACCACAAATTgttgagttatatatatatttttaatgtaataattatgtgtaataaattataatacatttcccagtgatgagttgcagttagtgggcgaggcagtggcgcagtaggtagtgctgttgcctcacagcaagaaggttgctaggttgctggtttgaatctcggctcagttggcgtttctgtgtggagtttgcattttctccctgccttcgcgtgggttttctccgggtgctccggtttcccccacagtctaaagacatgcggtacaggtgaattgggtaggctaaattgtccgtagtgtatgagtgtgtgtgtgcagatgtttcacagagatgggttgcggttcattccactgtggcaactcacgattataaaggaactaagccaaaaagaaaatgaatgaatgataatacaatataaatttttgtttgataataaatgaaacaataaatgTGTATACAAATGTACCTGCATGTTTTAGTCCTATATTTAGTAATACAGGTATACAgtttattaatcaataattacACACGTGCATGCCTGATGCAAATCCTTATGTGTTTGAGTCTTCATATGTCCTTTGTCCTTTTTGGTAACGTGTTCAGTAATTatttaacaagtctttatttttGGATAGACCCTTAAATAATAGATTCAAATAATAGGTTACTCAGTGCTGTCAATGTGAAGACCTAAAATTAGTCTTCCTACATAATGAATTAGTCCCTGAGCAATTTTGGGGTACTGTGACTTGTCTAGATCTGACTTTGTCCTTTTCCAATCACAGACCATCGCTCATGcccacacgcacacatacacatctgTCCTTCTGTCACCAGAAAACCTGAGCTCTTGCTAATTGTAGTTCTGGCAGGAAGCCTTCACCATAATGGTCTGTCTGTACAGCAGACTCCCGTTCAGAACTATGGCTAGATGAGCCGCCACTGCACCACAGAGCGGGACGCCTGCCAAAACGAACTCTGCAACCTCTTTGGTGTGCCCTTCGGGTCAGCTTACACAGCAGCGCGCCGTTCTGCTGAAATCCCTCAATTAATGCAGAGGAGGAGGAATGACTCAAGTGAAAAAAGCAGGTACACAAAATGGTGCTCGCATTTATTTGCTGTGTCAGAGCGGGGCAGTCCAATACAAGAGGGTTTACAAATCGGGATGTAATGTGAGAGTGTTTCAGGAGGAAGAGTGATGTTCATGTCCGTGTCATGTGTAATCTTTCATTTAGTCTCTGGGTTTTGGGTCTGGTGTTCACTTTTTGACTTTTCCCTGGGCTGCCACGGCCTCCATGGCTTTGCGCACTGTTTCCTCGTCTCCCAGGAACTGCATGGGTTTGATGGGCTTCAGGTCTTTGTCCAGCTCATAGACGATGGGGATGCCAGTGGGCAGATTCAGCTCCATGATTGCTGCATCTGACATGCCTGCGGACATAGATATGGTCACAAATACATTGAAAGTATTTTATTATACAGCGCTGAGCATAATTGAATACACCTcgtgttttgaaaatgaatatttgtatccatttctcagtgaatataggcaatgcattttggtgcgTTTAAACCAAACAGATTtcctaaacagatatatttattaaaataatgttttagtcacaaaacatttaaaagataatactattaaattcaaagaaaatattgcaaaaacaaattacaacctacaaaatctcaactacattttttcatttgtttcttctcttgatttttcctcttttttttaaatttgtatttactatttttctataacatatacattatatacatatacatatatatacatttggaTTTacagtttttggaccattatcgtaagttattttgttagataagctccagatttggcttcagtaccgactaatctaatgtatatgcacaaatataatattgtatagcctcCTAATAAAAATATCAATCTACAAGAGAGATTTGTGTGGGGTGAAATAGTTATTACAAAtacttgtttattaaaatgtaacgACAATACATAATATTGGTCTGAGAaatgaatagggtatatgccgagctagtgttgttctcATACTGATAAAcctccggtgacctgttattctgagtttttttccattttatacggttccttttaccgcatcgatgttgtaatgtaattaaaatacaatcagttaaatagactttggcattcatttagttgctcaaaacGAGACGAAAAGCCTTTTACTTGCACTCGCggcgtcagaatcggcaggctagcgcagaagctcaattgaatatactggggtaaaataaatgctcatattttaaagacatggcggggaaaatgtaatttaatgcggtGCTTCTTGCACAATCTGacacccactttatattggatatcactcagccagtggagatcgctgatatttaaagaaaacagaccctaAATTTTGCAATTTTGCAATGGCATTCAGTTCACCGGaagtgcttaacccaggttactggcaaattaaaagttctATTAGCATGCTTCCTCATACCCTATTGAACTAAAATACAAGTAATTTGTCAtttgaaaatacaaaatgtacaagcaatcatttaaaaaaagtgcaaTACAGTAGTTTTAgtctttttgtttgttattaaaactactgtACTAGGTATATTAGGCTGCTGTCAGTTTAGGATTGACCCAATGTAATGATCCATAACTGTTTATGCTTACTAGACATAAATGACTGCATTCAATACTATTCACTACATGGTACTGtgattctttatttaattatgtatttggTTATTACAGAGTGACTATTTCCTTTTCTTTATCATACATGTTTCTTTATCacagaaatatgtaaaaaaaaaaaattaagctgttCTGTGCCACAGCATCTATTGTCGTATCATCTACATCTACTCTACTATATTtgaatgaccaaaaaaaaaaagtaactggtaaataaaaaaatacatagttATTTAGCTACTACAATGCATTAGGGCATGGTGGCACAGTAAGTAGCATGaacgcctgacagcaagaaggtcactagtttgagccccggctgggtcagtttctgtgtgtaatttgcatgttctctccgtgttcatgtgagtttcctccaggtgcttcagtttcccccacaagtccaaagacatgcgctatggttGTTTTGGGCTAACATCTCACCTCATAAAAATTTGATGTTACAAAACTccaacatggtgcagctaaatattaACTTTGGTATAAACGGCCCAGTAAGTATGTAAGTAAGTACTACAAtgcatttgaaaataaaaatgttaaaatacctAACACTAGCAACCTAGGTCACTCATCAGCTAGTAATAAAAAGCAGCAGTTtcaaactcagtttctggagggccgcagctctggacagtttagttccaaccctaattaaacacacctgatcaaactaattaagtgctttaggcttgtttgatacgTACATAtaggtgtgttaaagcagggctggaactaaactctgcagagctgcggccccccAGGAATTTAGCTGGGCACTCCTTCTCTAAAGCAACACAGCTGTTTTTTTCTATCCTATAATAGCATCAAGTGtctaatgtgtgtatttatactaCAAACTGTAAAGTTGGAAAAAATTAGACTGTCTAGAGGTTCATATAACTAGCTTAAGACAATTTGGGacccatttaggaaatatatccaAGAACATGTTTTATTGTGGATAGACTAAGTCCTTGTTCCAGAAAATGGATTCTTTTTATTTTCTAAGTTCAAAGTAGAGTGTATGTGATACAGATTGTACAATTGTAGTTTTTGTTAAGCCACATAGTTATTTACCTTTCATTGTATGCCCTTAAGTTGATACTATCTATACCAGGAGTGCcagaactttttcttatgaagggccaaaaaccaaacttcattgaggctagtgggctgtAGGTAAATATGGTTGCCACGGGTAttttataatgtttagaaattactagaaaacatttatttatattaactattgcaggtttttatttacatttattaagaaacttattacaataaaatcaaaacaatttCTTTTGCCTTGATTTTCTTGCCAGTTGTCTTTTGCATAATTCTCTGTTTgttgagtgacagtatttacatactaaaaaattttatttatttatcagatttaatttttgtttacttttttgtagctcagcaataaaacaaacaaaaaagctacATCAAATTGGCAATCTCTGTTCTAAAGGCGTTCGTCCTAACCCTCTCCATCATACTCACttctcctctcagatgggatagtgggccaaatcaaaggttgcaATGGACCAACTTTGGCCCCCGGGCCTAcattgggcatctctgatctatactttttgaaatataattgttttgtttgtctttttttttactgtaatttgccataaaattatataaaaaaacaaaaacacccaATTATGTTTGCTTCagcaaaataaaatgacaaattgaCTCATAATTTGCATCTAATTCTTTACAAACAATTAATCAAATACTGCCCATCTCTGGTTGCAACCACTGGTGAATATTTTGACACATACATGGACTTTCTTGACCTTTCCTTGACCTCTGTGACCTTTCTTTGCACTAGTGCATCTCTCTAGCTGTTGAGAGAGAATGCAGAACCTTTTCTACTGAAAGGTTGTGCCCGTAACAGGAACCATTCCCTTCCCTCTCTAGTCTATGCATGAATGAGTGCTATAAATAGTCTTTGTGCCATCAGGGATCATTGTAGCCTGGTGGTCAGACACATTCTGTGTGTCTGAATGCTGCATGTCCTTGTGTCTTGACACGGTCGGCTTACTAGCAGTTCTGTTGTAATAGAGTCTCTGAATGGTCTTTTAACTTAATGTTTGGCAGGATGATACTCACTCTCTAAGTGTTTGACGATGCCACGCAGACTGTTTCCATGAGCTGCAATGATGACGTTTTTGCCAGCTTTTATCTCAGGTACAATAACCTCATTCCAGAAAGGCAGGGCACGAGCAATGGTGTCCTTCAAGCTCTCGCAGATGGGCAGCTCACCCTCTTTCAGACCCTTGTAGCGTCTTGACTGGTTAAGAGGGAAATGGGGTAACTTTAAACTTTTTGCAGTGATGTGAAAGCTGTCacaaacatcagtgaattataaaGAAAGCTATGCAGAGaaggtattaatttaattgaagATATTTAGTTTGAAATATTCTATGTGTATGTTTCAATTTATTACAACAACATATCAATTAAGTTAAAAaatcatgcaaataaaaaaataatagtaaaaatgtaatttttttattttgttaatataatgttatatttaaattttttactaGTGCGTcagtttaataatatataatataagtaataaattaaaataaagttgacatgttatatacaatataatgtaagtatattatgttatattaaataaattatgcatataaacatacaaaacatGCCATTTAATTATTAGATATATTAATTGTGTATATGTTTAtacaaattataacaaaaaagGCTTTCTCTTACCTCACTGATGATCTTGTGATATGGATGGTCCTTATCCATAGGTGGAGGAGGAATATCAAATGATCTGCGCCAGATCTTAACCTGCTCCTCTCCATGTTTGGCTGCTGTCTCGGCCTTGTTCAGACCAGTCAGACCACCATAGTGGCGTTCATTCAGACGCCAGGTGCGCACAACGGGCACCCACATCTGGTCTGTGCCCTCCATGATGGTCCACAGAGTCTTGATGGCACGCTTCAAAACAGAGGTGTAGCAAACATCAAACTTCATTCCAGCATCTTTGATGGCCTGAGCGCCGCGTTTCGCCTCCTCCAGGCCTTTCTCACTGAGATCTGCATCAAACCAGCCGCAGAAACGGTTTTCTTGGTTCCAAGAGCTCTCGCCATGGCGTACAATCACTAGACGATGAGCAGCAGCCATTATGAAAAGGATATTTGGGTTTCACTACAGTATTTGTCTGACAAAACCCACCAAACACAGCCCTCCTTGCTGTTGTGCACACACTCTGTGACAGACAGTGAGCCCTGCGTGCCTTTGCCAAGCTCTTTTTATAGCATTCTGGTATGTGGCCTGTCATGAATGTCATATCTCTGCTGCTTTTTAGCCAATCAGTGTTTTGCTTTCAGACTGACAGATGACTTTGCCTATTGCCTCCTGTGTCTAAGGGGAGGACCGGATTTCTATCTACTACTCGAAGGGCAGAGGTCGTTTAGGgattcaaaatagcaacatgacTTTTAAACTGAGAGGTGTGGAATAAAAGTGCAAAGATCAGAGTAAGCCTTAGATCCTAACGGCTAACAAGAGCCTACGAGTGAACAgtgcagctcacacacacacacacacacacacacacacacacacacacacacacacacacacatatatatatatatatatatatatatatatatatgtatagagagagagaaagacagagagaataTAGAGGCCCCATAATGCACAGTATAGCAGGAGTTTGCTAACTTTTTTGCCTAAAGCAAGCATATTTACTTGAAGTATCCAGTAAGaactttctctctctatctctctctctctctctctctctcacacacacacacacacatacactcacacacacacacacacacacacacacacacacatatatacattaatatatatatgtgtgcgtgtgtgtgtgtagctctgGAAAAAATTAAGAGATCCTGTAAAGTTATACAGAGTTATACATAGTTTTACAtagttatatatagttttttcccCTTTCTCTATTCTATGTtattctaaatttttttttaaatcatgttttcagactttaaacattgcaaacaaactattaaataaaatgtaaaaattacataCAACTAAAAAAACTATTAGTTTTTTTAGAATATTACAGGTATAAAAGCCTTTAAAAAGCACAATATTCACATCTTTGTTTCTGTGGCCCATATTGCATGAAGTACCTCTCATAACCAGCAGAGGTGATGGTGTGTTTCCACAGGTAAAGCACTGAAAATAGAGCTATAGCCATTCCTTACCTCTTTTCCAATCCCCCTCCCTCTTTGCACTCTTTTTCCAGCATTCATCTCCGCATCTGCAGTGGAAGATGAATTTGCTATGTGCTTATATTTTAACTTCTGTGTTGCTTTAGAATTCAATTATTGTTTAAACAATGTGACAACTCAGTGCAAATcatcacttgtttatttttagctTCTTACACAAAGAATGACCTTGGTTGCAGTCGCTAAGCGTATACTtataaaaatttgcattttaatcACATTATTAGATCAAAAACCTTAACATTTCTACAGATATTTGTGTCATAGTCTGTCTTGCACACACAGCTGCACATCTCTCTCTCccccacacactctctctctctctctctctgctattGATACTGCATTGTCAGAGTTTAGAAAATCACTTGCGTCAGAGCTCCTTTCTGCCTATATAAGCTGCACTGACTGCAGTAGGAGCAGCAGATCAGTGCTTGAAGGCTGATCGAGCTGACTGTGGTACCAAGGCACAGAGCAGCTTGTCCTTGGAGCCATGAGTGCCGTCGGGTTTGACCCTTATTTCTCGTCCTCTTACAAGCGCTGGTATGTGGAGAGCAGCCCTCGGGTCTCTCAGCGTGGCCGCTCTCGCACCACGTTCTCTGCCCACCCACCATCTCTCTCCTCTAGCCGCCTCCACTATGCCTCCCCCGGCCGGACGTCTAGCGGTCTGCTGCTAAGCAGCCCCGGTCGCTCCGTGGATATTGACATCAGCCATGCTGCCCAGGTAAGCTCTGAATTTCGGGCTGTGCGAACTCAGGAGAAGGCCCAACTGCAAGATTTAAATGACCGCTTTGCTGGTTATATCGAGCGAGTTCATGAACTAGAGCAGCAGAACCGTGCCCTACAGGCTGAGTTGCTCCTGCTGAGACAAAGGCATGTAGAACCGTCCCGCCTGAGAGGCCTGTATGAGCAGGAGATTCGTACCCTGAGAGCCGCTGTCGAGGAGGCCCGCATGGAGAGGCAGGCCGCTTTGAGCCACCGGGAGAGCATGGAAGATGCCTTGCGGAGCCTGCAGGCCAGCTATGAAGAGGAGGTTGTCGCCCGAGAGGACTCCGAGGGCAGACTTCTGGAATCCCGAAAGGAGGCCGACGATGGTGCTTTGGCTCAGGTGGAGCTGGAGAAGAAGGTGGATACCTTGCTGAATGAGCTGACATTCCTGAAGAAAGTCCACGAGGGTGAGATATCAGAGCTGCAGGCCCAAATTCAATATGGAGCTCAGATCGCTGTTGAAGCAGAGGCCGCCAAGCCTGATCTGTCCAGCGCCTTACGTGACATCAGAGCTCAATATGAGAAGTTGGCTGCTAAGAACATCCAGTCAGCTGAAGAATGGTTCAGAGGAAAGATGGGTCACCTGACGGAAAGTGTAGCCCATCACACTGATGCAGTAAGGAACTCCAAAGATGAAGCGGGAGAATATCGGCGTCAACTTCAAGCTTGTGTCCTTGAGATCGATGCCTGCAAGGGCCTGAATGAGTCCCTGGAGAAGCAGCTGAGGGAGGTGGAGGACAAGCAGAGTGCTGAGGTTGCAGCCATGCAGGTTAGTACTACTGCCAACTATTTTACCTATTAAATCCCCTCGAATCATCATTCTTACATCCATCCTTCTCCACAGGATACAATCAGTGACCTTGAGGATGAACTTCGAGCCACTAAGGGCGAAATGGCCAGATATCTTAAAGAGTATCAGGATCTTCTCAATGTCAAGATGGCCCTTGATATTGAAATAGCTGCTTATAGGTGAGATCACAAATATAACCACAGGCATTCAGATTTATGTTAGTGCTTCTAAGGCAAATCTTTCCCCCTTATTATTACAGGAAGTTGCTTGAGGGGGAGGAATCTCGCTTCAGTGTGGGAGTTGGAGGTTTGGTTGGTGCTTATTCTGTTGGACCGGTCTACTCCCGTCCCATGTTCTCCCTGTCCAGCATGAGCTCTGGCACCCCCTACCTGCTCAGCTCTCGTCTAGTCAGTTCATCCTTCTCAGCAGATGAGGCCATCACATCCAGTCAAGCTCAAGAAGCTGCTGCCAGTCCAACacaggaagaagaagaggaggaggaggaagcaaaggaagaggaagaggaagaaaaGGAAGAAGAGGAAgctgaagaaaaagaagaagaggaagaaaaggaggaagaggaagaaaaggaccaagaagaagaagaaacaaagGAGGAAGAAGAAGGTAAGATTTGTATGCTACTGTAATTTGGTATGTGTTATTTGAAGTATAAACAAGAACTGCATCACTAATTGTTGTTTTTAACAGGTGCCGAAGAGGAAGCTGGagctgaagaagaagaagaaaaaggagaTGAGGGGGAGACTCAAGAAAAGGAAGATGTTAAAGGGGAAGATGAGGAAGGAGGAGATGAAAAAGAGGGAGATGAGGAAGAGGGTGAGCAGAAAGAGggagaagaggaagaagaggGAGAGAAAGCTGATGAGGAGGAAGTGGCCGCAGAGGAGGAAACTGAGGCTGAGAAAAGTGAAGAGAAAGCTGACACAAGTGCTGATCAAGCCAAAGAGGACACTGAAACAGACAAGGAAGACACAAAGGAAGACTCAAAGGAGGACACAAAGGCAGAAAAAGACAAGGTAGAGAAGGAAAAAGTTGAACCCAAAGCTGAAAAAGCCAAAGAGGAAGTAAAACCAGAACCAGCCAAGGAGAAAGCCAAGGAGAAACCCGAACCGGAGTCAAAGGATAAAGGCAAGGAAGAGCCAGAAAAACCCAAAGCAAAGGAAAAGGCTGAGCCAGAAAAGCCCAAGGGAAAAGATGAAGGTGAAAAAGCCAAGAGTGAGAAAAAGGAAAGTGTGAAACAGGAAAAGGGAAAAGAGGAAGCAGAGAAACCTAAAGCAAAGAAGTAATGAGGATCTATAACAGCACAAATATTAGTACCCGCTTCTTTAGTCTACCTTCAGTCTGTTACAAGCAGTGTCCCTTGACTTATGGTGCTCACAGTTAATTGCAATACAATGTTTGAAACTACAATCAACCTTATCtgcttttaaaacaattgatGATTGTCTGATGCTGTTGAGATGCTGATCTACACACCCCAGTGAATGTATACTTGTGTAGTAGATTCTATTTTTGAATGAGGCATCAGTTCTGCAATAAGTGAATGTCAGCGCAATAAAAACAGGCTTCCTGATGACTGAAAACATGTGTTGATTCTTGTTTTCATTGTTTGTGGGTGTAATAATTGTGTTAATTCATTACAGAGACGTTCTTCAGATCTCAGATAATTAAACCAAGTTTTAAACTTGAAAATATAAAAGGTGCTTTGTAAAAAGACCAAATTAGCTGCAGAAAATCTCATGCAGGAAAATCAAATATCACCGAGGCAATAATTAAGGGCTCTAATATTTAAGACATaaactaattttaattaataaataatttctaaaggatttaattattctaaatatacaaataaaaaaataataatttataataatataaaaaaagggcgaagcagtggcgcagtaggtagtgctgtcgcggCACCTCAGAgcagaaaggtcgctggttcgagcctcagctcagttggcgtttctgtgtggagtttgcatgttctccctgcgttcgcgtgggtttcctctgggtgctccggtttctcccacagtccaaagacatgcgacacaggtaaattgggtaggctaaattgtccatagtgtatgagtgtctgtgaacgtgtgtgtggatgtttcccagagatgggttgcggctggaagggcatccgctgcgtaaaaatttgctggataagttggcggttcattccaatgttgcgacaagaaaatgaatgaatgaatataaaataatttctCCCTGTACATTTCATACCTTGTTAGAAGCTGCAGATGTACCTGAAGTTTCAGAGGTCCTTCAGAGTACTAAGATCATTTTATATAGCAAATCAAACCATCATTATCACCTGTAAATAAAGCATTTTCCTT
The genomic region above belongs to Danio rerio strain Tuebingen ecotype United States chromosome 21, GRCz12tu, whole genome shotgun sequence and contains:
- the pgam2 gene encoding phosphoglycerate mutase 2, yielding MAAAHRLVIVRHGESSWNQENRFCGWFDADLSEKGLEEAKRGAQAIKDAGMKFDVCYTSVLKRAIKTLWTIMEGTDQMWVPVVRTWRLNERHYGGLTGLNKAETAAKHGEEQVKIWRRSFDIPPPPMDKDHPYHKIISESRRYKGLKEGELPICESLKDTIARALPFWNEVIVPEIKAGKNVIIAAHGNSLRGIVKHLESMSDAAIMELNLPTGIPIVYELDKDLKPIKPMQFLGDEETVRKAMEAVAAQGKVKK
- the nefla gene encoding neurofilament light polypeptide; translation: MSAVGFDPYFSSSYKRWYVESSPRVSQRGRSRTTFSAHPPSLSSSRLHYASPGRTSSGLLLSSPGRSVDIDISHAAQVSSEFRAVRTQEKAQLQDLNDRFAGYIERVHELEQQNRALQAELLLLRQRHVEPSRLRGLYEQEIRTLRAAVEEARMERQAALSHRESMEDALRSLQASYEEEVVAREDSEGRLLESRKEADDGALAQVELEKKVDTLLNELTFLKKVHEGEISELQAQIQYGAQIAVEAEAAKPDLSSALRDIRAQYEKLAAKNIQSAEEWFRGKMGHLTESVAHHTDAVRNSKDEAGEYRRQLQACVLEIDACKGLNESLEKQLREVEDKQSAEVAAMQDTISDLEDELRATKGEMARYLKEYQDLLNVKMALDIEIAAYRKLLEGEESRFSVGVGGLVGAYSVGPVYSRPMFSLSSMSSGTPYLLSSRLVSSSFSADEAITSSQAQEAAASPTQEEEEEEEEAKEEEEEEKEEEEAEEKEEEEEKEEEEEKDQEEEETKEEEEGAEEEAGAEEEEEKGDEGETQEKEDVKGEDEEGGDEKEGDEEEGEQKEGEEEEEGEKADEEEVAAEEETEAEKSEEKADTSADQAKEDTETDKEDTKEDSKEDTKAEKDKVEKEKVEPKAEKAKEEVKPEPAKEKAKEKPEPESKDKGKEEPEKPKAKEKAEPEKPKGKDEGEKAKSEKKESVKQEKGKEEAEKPKAKK